The proteins below are encoded in one region of Kogia breviceps isolate mKogBre1 chromosome 8, mKogBre1 haplotype 1, whole genome shotgun sequence:
- the FOXB2 gene encoding forkhead box protein B2, which yields MPRPGKSSYSDQKPPYSYISLTAMAIQHSAEKMLPLSDIYKFIMERFPYYREHTQRWQNSLRHNLSFNDCFIKIPRRPDQPGKGSFWALHPDCGDMFENGSFLRRRKRFKVLRADHTHLHAGSAKGAPGAGPGGHLHPHHHHHHAAAHHHHHHHPPQPPPPQPPPPPPHMVHYFHQQPPPAPQPPPHLASQPPQQPPPPPQPSHPGKMQEAAAVAAAAAAAAAAAVGSVGRLSQFPPYGLGSAAAAAAAAAAASTSGFKHPFAIENIIGRDYKGVLQAGGLPLASVMHHLGYPVPGQLGNVVSSVWPHVGVMDSVAAATAAAAAAGVPVGPEYGAFGVPVKALCHSANQSLPAVPVPIKPTPALPPVAALPPALAVPAAAQQPPAPSTVCPAAAASPAVSLMEPTAPSAAESKGGSLHSVLVHS from the coding sequence ATGCCGCGGCCGGGGAAGAGTTCGTACAGCGACCAAAAGCCGCCCTACTCTTACATCTCGCTGACCGCGATGGCCATCCAGCACTCGGCCGAGAAGATGCTGCCTCTGAGCGACATCTACAAGTTCATCATGGAGCGCTTCCCCTACTACCGCGAGCACACGCAGCGTTGGCAGAACAGCCTCCGGCACAACCTCTCCTTCAACGACTGCTTCATCAAGATCCCGCGGCGGCCCGACCAGCCCGGCAAGGGCAGCTTCTGGGCACTGCATCCCGACTGCGGCGACATGTTCGAGAACGGCAGCTTCCTGAGGCGCCGAAAGCGCTTCAAGGTGCTGCGCGCTGACCACACTCACCTGCACGCGGGAAGCGCCAAGGGCGCGCCAGGCGCTGGGCCCGGAGGGCACCTGCAcccgcaccaccaccaccatcacgcTGCCgcgcaccaccaccatcaccaccacccgcCCCAGCCGCCGCCGCCccagccgccgccgcccccgccgcacATGGTGCATTATTTCCACCAGCAGCCGCCTCCGGCTCCGCAGCCGCCGCCGCACCTCGCGTCGCAGCCTCcgcagcagccgccgccgccgccgcagccgtcTCACCCCGGCAAGATGCAGGAGGCGGCGGCCgtagcggcggcggcggcagcggcggcggcggcggccgtggGCAGCGTGGGGCGCCTGTCACAGTTCCCGCCCTACGGGCTGGgctcggccgccgccgccgccgctgccgccgccgccgcatcCACGTCGGGCTTCAAGCACCCGTTCGCCATCGAAAACATCATAGGCCGGGACTACAAGGGCGTGCTGCAGGCCGGCGGGCTGCCCTTGGCGTCCGTCATGCACCACCTGGGTTATCCCGTGCCGGGCCAGCTCGGAAACGTCGTCAGCTCCGTGTGGCCGCACGTCGGAGTCATGGATTCAGTGGCCGCGGCCAcggccgccgcggccgccgcgggGGTCCCCGTGGGCCCGGAGTATGGGGCCTTCGGGGTGCCGGTCAAGGCCCTGTGCCACTCGGCAAACCAGAGCCTGCCTGCGGTGCCCGTGCCCATCAAGCCGACTCCTGCGCTGCCACCGGTGGCCGCGCTGCCCCCAGCGCTCGCTGTCCCCGCAGCCGCACAGCAGCCGCCGGCACCGTCCACCGTGTGCCCGGCGGCTGCCGCCTCGCCCGCCGTCTCTCTGATGGAGCCCACCGCCCCGAGTGCGGCCGAGAGCAAAGGCGGCTCTCTGCACTCGGTGCTGGTGCATTCTTAG